A DNA window from Kitasatospora atroaurantiaca contains the following coding sequences:
- a CDS encoding DUF1906 domain-containing protein produces MPNGRISRRRTVALSAAGVLIVGCAVLTGASGSGSGDGKAAPVAADSVASDATATAGSEAAPSGSASARAITSASPAASASGSPSASASGTASPGTSAAAAPPHTTAKLSPPAVFSGQAFDTCTAPALATMNAWHQASPYGAAAVYIGGKNRGCAQPQLTSGWVRSVSAAGWRLIPLYVGAQPPCQTGSSPEKITADNASTLGASDGADAVAKASALGMRSGSALYLDMEAYDSGNTACAQTVLTYVQAWDRAVHAAGYWAGFYGFAGSSAAGIARAAGQSAADLPDALWYAKYDGAADTTTSFPFAAGLWTGHRRGHQYQVNQKETYGGAALTVDRNAWDGPVAQVG; encoded by the coding sequence GTGCCGAACGGCCGCATATCGAGACGGCGTACCGTCGCCCTGTCCGCCGCCGGCGTGCTCATCGTGGGCTGCGCCGTGCTGACCGGCGCCTCGGGATCGGGGAGCGGCGACGGGAAGGCGGCCCCGGTGGCGGCCGACTCGGTGGCCTCCGACGCGACGGCGACCGCCGGCTCCGAGGCTGCCCCGTCCGGCTCAGCCTCGGCCCGCGCCATCACCTCCGCCTCGCCCGCCGCGTCCGCCTCGGGCTCCCCGTCCGCTTCGGCTTCGGGCACCGCCTCCCCCGGCACCTCGGCGGCAGCCGCACCGCCGCACACCACGGCGAAGCTGTCGCCCCCCGCCGTCTTCAGCGGCCAGGCCTTCGACACCTGCACCGCGCCCGCCCTCGCCACCATGAACGCCTGGCACCAGGCCTCCCCCTACGGCGCTGCCGCCGTCTACATCGGGGGCAAGAACCGCGGCTGCGCCCAGCCCCAGCTGACCTCGGGCTGGGTACGGTCCGTCAGCGCCGCCGGCTGGCGGCTGATCCCGCTGTACGTCGGCGCCCAGCCGCCGTGCCAGACCGGCAGCAGCCCGGAGAAGATCACCGCCGACAACGCCTCGACGCTGGGAGCCTCCGACGGCGCCGACGCGGTGGCGAAGGCCTCCGCGCTGGGCATGCGCTCCGGCAGCGCCCTCTATCTGGACATGGAGGCCTACGACAGCGGCAACACCGCCTGCGCGCAGACCGTGCTGACCTACGTCCAGGCCTGGGACCGTGCGGTGCACGCCGCCGGCTACTGGGCCGGCTTCTACGGCTTCGCCGGCTCCAGCGCCGCCGGCATCGCCCGGGCCGCCGGCCAGTCCGCCGCCGACCTGCCGGACGCCCTCTGGTACGCCAAGTACGACGGCGCCGCGGACACCACCACGAGCTTCCCCTTCGCGGCCGGCCTGTGGACCGGCCACCGCCGCGGCCACCAGTACCAGGTCAACCAGAAGGAGACCTACGGGGGCGCCGCCCTCACCGTGGACCGCAACGCCTGGGACGGCCCCGTCGCCCAGGTCGGCTGA
- a CDS encoding bifunctional DNA primase/polymerase, giving the protein MEASSRWTTWWQRRDRERARPVTGQDAAVRLDLLLGAVRAGFPLAPAAHPAGHRCSCDRVGCPAPAQHPVSFAWQTQATTDPEQLARWLSRDPQANFITATGRAHDVLDVPAVAGRLALERLDKLGVGGPVAAVGEDRYLFFTATRGTPVDEDEWWPSALDSTPDTMSEHPGLRWHCRGSYTLLPPASLPDGSEVRWLRGPEQPLPDALRVLDVLTDACTEVGAVAEEQWLIG; this is encoded by the coding sequence ATGGAAGCCAGCAGTAGGTGGACGACCTGGTGGCAGCGGCGTGACCGGGAGCGGGCGAGGCCCGTGACCGGGCAGGACGCGGCCGTCCGGCTGGATCTGCTGCTCGGCGCGGTCAGAGCGGGCTTCCCGCTGGCGCCCGCCGCACACCCGGCAGGCCATCGCTGTTCCTGCGACCGGGTCGGCTGTCCGGCCCCCGCCCAGCACCCGGTGTCCTTCGCCTGGCAGACCCAGGCCACCACCGACCCCGAGCAGCTGGCCCGCTGGCTCTCGAGGGACCCGCAGGCGAACTTCATCACCGCCACCGGCCGCGCGCACGATGTGCTCGACGTACCCGCCGTGGCCGGGCGCCTCGCGCTCGAGCGGCTCGACAAGCTCGGCGTGGGCGGCCCGGTCGCGGCCGTCGGCGAGGACCGGTACCTGTTCTTCACCGCCACCCGCGGCACCCCGGTCGACGAGGACGAGTGGTGGCCGAGCGCGCTGGACAGCACGCCCGACACCATGTCCGAGCACCCCGGCCTGCGCTGGCACTGCCGCGGCTCGTACACCCTGCTGCCGCCGGCTTCGCTGCCGGACGGCTCCGAGGTGCGGTGGCTGCGCGGGCCCGAGCAGCCGCTGCCGGACGCGCTGCGCGTTCTGGACGTGCTCACCGACGCCTGCACGGAGGTCGGCGCGGTGGCCGAGGAGCAGTGGCTCATCGGCTGA
- a CDS encoding MFS transporter, giving the protein MIPLVTSRPPDQPRWRALAHKIRPDLAPWRSSRDFRLLWSSGCVSAFGSFLTYVAVPLQIKELTGSSLAVGLVGAVELLPLIVFGLWGGALADALDRRKLVLCSEAGLGLLSGLLLLNALLPTPVLWPIYLVAGLVAAVDGLQRPALDSLTPRIVAHDQLTAAFALNSLYRNAASVAGPALAGVIVAVAGVQTAYALDVATFAVSLLLLARMRAVPPPTGAEKPSLRAIATGVKYAWSRPDLLGTYAVDTCAMLFAYPVAIFPFLAGDLHADWALGLMYAATAVGALAVSVTSGWTSHVHRHGRMLVFSALGWGAAMAVAGLVGDIWLVLFFLAVAGGADQISGVARSTIWNQSIPDELRGRLAGVELLSYSVGPHLGQVRAGGMAGLIGVRGSVWAGGLACVVGVLGLAAALPKLLAYDDRTDPHAAAVRAEHEATAALAA; this is encoded by the coding sequence ATGATCCCCCTCGTGACGTCCCGACCTCCTGATCAGCCCCGCTGGCGCGCGCTGGCCCACAAGATCCGCCCCGACCTGGCGCCCTGGCGGTCCTCGCGCGACTTCCGCCTGCTCTGGAGCTCCGGCTGCGTCTCGGCCTTCGGCAGCTTCCTGACCTATGTCGCCGTGCCGCTGCAGATCAAGGAGCTCACCGGCTCCTCGCTCGCGGTGGGCCTGGTCGGCGCGGTGGAGCTGCTGCCGCTGATCGTCTTCGGGCTCTGGGGCGGCGCCCTCGCCGACGCCCTGGACCGCCGGAAGCTGGTGCTGTGCTCGGAGGCCGGACTCGGCCTGCTCTCCGGGCTGCTGCTGCTCAACGCCCTGCTGCCGACGCCGGTGCTCTGGCCGATCTACCTGGTGGCCGGCCTGGTCGCCGCCGTGGACGGCCTCCAGCGGCCGGCCCTGGACTCGCTCACCCCGCGGATCGTCGCGCACGACCAGCTCACCGCCGCGTTCGCCCTCAACTCCCTCTACCGCAACGCCGCTTCGGTGGCCGGCCCGGCGCTGGCCGGTGTCATCGTGGCGGTCGCCGGCGTGCAGACCGCGTACGCCCTGGACGTCGCCACCTTCGCCGTCTCACTGCTGCTGCTCGCCCGGATGCGCGCCGTCCCGCCGCCGACCGGTGCCGAGAAGCCGTCCCTGCGCGCGATCGCCACCGGCGTGAAGTACGCCTGGAGCCGTCCGGACCTGCTGGGTACGTACGCCGTCGACACCTGCGCGATGCTCTTCGCCTACCCCGTCGCGATCTTCCCGTTCCTGGCCGGGGACCTCCACGCCGACTGGGCGCTCGGCCTGATGTACGCCGCCACGGCCGTCGGCGCGCTGGCGGTCTCGGTGACCAGCGGCTGGACCTCCCACGTCCACCGGCACGGGCGGATGCTGGTGTTCTCCGCGCTCGGCTGGGGAGCGGCCATGGCCGTGGCCGGCCTGGTGGGCGACATCTGGCTGGTCCTGTTCTTCCTCGCCGTGGCCGGAGGCGCCGACCAGATCAGCGGGGTGGCCCGCTCGACCATCTGGAACCAGTCCATCCCGGACGAGTTGCGCGGCCGGCTGGCCGGCGTGGAACTGCTCAGCTACTCGGTCGGTCCGCACCTCGGGCAGGTCAGGGCCGGCGGCATGGCCGGACTGATCGGCGTCCGCGGCTCGGTCTGGGCGGGCGGCCTGGCCTGTGTGGTCGGCGTGCTCGGCCTGGCCGCCGCCCTGCCGAAGCTGCTGGCCTACGACGACCGCACCGACCCGCACGCCGCCGCCGTCCGGGCCGAGCACGAGGCCACGGCGGCGCTGGCCGCCTGA
- a CDS encoding putative quinol monooxygenase has product MSIVVIADWLAADGQEQRVADLLPALTEAVLAEPGALGFRAVRSRRDPAAFVLFEEYADAAALEAHRATDHFRDFVQGTIAPLLIDRQVEVYSTI; this is encoded by the coding sequence ATGTCCATCGTCGTCATCGCCGACTGGCTCGCCGCCGACGGCCAGGAGCAGCGAGTCGCCGACCTGCTGCCCGCACTCACCGAGGCCGTCCTGGCCGAACCCGGCGCGCTCGGCTTCCGGGCCGTGCGCTCCCGGCGGGACCCGGCGGCCTTCGTGCTCTTCGAGGAGTACGCGGACGCCGCGGCGCTGGAGGCCCACCGCGCCACCGACCACTTCCGCGACTTCGTCCAGGGAACCATCGCCCCGCTCCTCATCGACCGGCAGGTCGAGGTCTACTCCACCATCTGA
- a CDS encoding MarR family winged helix-turn-helix transcriptional regulator, with translation MTPTKPPAAPAPTAAELLDQLAQAAAAYYRNFAVTAAGQELTLMQGKMLSVLRRPMSMRTLAELLGCDASNITGIVDRLETRGLVRRTADPADRRIKNVVLTDEGAEVVRRIRAEMRSGLTGLEQLDAEERRVFQDLLGRVLPAAAA, from the coding sequence ATGACCCCGACCAAGCCGCCCGCCGCGCCCGCACCGACCGCCGCCGAACTCCTGGACCAGCTCGCGCAGGCGGCCGCCGCCTACTACCGCAACTTCGCCGTCACGGCGGCCGGGCAGGAGCTCACCCTCATGCAGGGGAAGATGCTCAGCGTGCTCCGGCGGCCGATGTCCATGCGCACGCTGGCCGAACTGCTCGGCTGCGACGCCTCCAACATCACCGGGATCGTCGACCGGCTGGAGACGCGCGGACTGGTCCGCCGGACGGCCGATCCCGCGGACCGCCGTATCAAGAACGTCGTCCTGACGGACGAGGGGGCCGAGGTAGTCCGCCGGATCCGCGCGGAGATGAGGTCGGGGCTCACCGGCCTGGAGCAGCTGGACGCGGAGGAGCGGCGGGTGTTCCAGGACCTGCTCGGCCGGGTGCTCCCTGCCGCGGCCGCCTGA
- a CDS encoding PadR family transcriptional regulator — protein MRPGSPFRGEGRRRGRRPQPGEFPGESFEGRNAFGGFGGPGRPPGPPGAFGPFGHGFGGRGGHGGGFGGHGRGGGRRGGRARRGDVRASLLALLKERPMHGYEMITEIGERTGGAWRPSPGSVYPTLQLLEEEGLIRAQEVSGKRLFELTEAGRTEAEAGQESPWDEAGRGVDWEAIQEVGQALGAVDHAIRQVMTTGTEEQRAKGLAVLTDAKKKLYLILAEED, from the coding sequence ATGCGCCCAGGAAGCCCGTTTCGAGGAGAGGGGCGGCGCCGCGGCCGGCGCCCCCAGCCCGGGGAGTTCCCCGGGGAGAGTTTCGAGGGCCGCAACGCGTTCGGCGGCTTCGGTGGTCCGGGCCGTCCGCCCGGCCCGCCGGGAGCGTTCGGACCGTTCGGTCACGGTTTCGGCGGCCGGGGTGGCCATGGCGGCGGCTTCGGCGGTCATGGCCGGGGTGGCGGCCGTCGTGGTGGGCGGGCGCGTCGCGGGGACGTCCGCGCGTCGCTGCTCGCGCTGCTCAAGGAGCGGCCGATGCACGGCTACGAGATGATCACCGAGATCGGTGAGCGGACCGGCGGAGCCTGGCGGCCGAGCCCCGGTTCGGTGTACCCGACCCTCCAGCTGCTGGAGGAGGAGGGGCTGATCCGGGCTCAGGAGGTCTCGGGAAAGCGGCTGTTCGAGCTCACCGAGGCCGGTAGGACGGAGGCCGAGGCGGGTCAGGAGTCGCCGTGGGACGAGGCCGGGCGAGGTGTCGACTGGGAGGCGATCCAGGAGGTCGGCCAGGCGCTCGGTGCCGTGGACCACGCGATCCGGCAGGTCATGACCACGGGTACGGAGGAGCAGCGGGCCAAGGGCCTGGCCGTGCTCACGGACGCCAAGAAGAAGCTGTACCTGATCCTGGCGGAGGAGGACTGA
- a CDS encoding aldehyde dehydrogenase family protein, whose protein sequence is MTSALFVVTGAAHWTLADGTLHPTGYWAEELAEPHRILREAGYRITLATPGGVTPTVDRASLTAEANGGAERADAVARYLDSIRAELESPAELADINPDEYDVVFYPGGHGPMEDLATDADSGRILTRALDTGKPVGVLCHAPAALLAARREDGSWPFAGYRLTSFTNAEETAAGLAERAVWLIQDRLVELGADFEEAAPFTPHTVVDRNLFTGQNPSSSAELARLLVAAGPVDAAAVVAGMRVGFDSGRTRRLEWRLGQLSALRTLLTEQTDALLEALRSDLGKGPAEAYRTEVGFTLNELDHTVRHLEEWLQPEPAAVPDAFLPAEARVVREPLGVVLVIAPWNYPLQLALAPLVGALAAGNAVVVKPSELAPATSALIARLLPRYLDPQAVAVVEGAVEETTALLEQRFDHIFYTGNGAVGRIVMAAAAKHLTPVTLELGGKSPVVVDEDADLAVTAERLARGKFLNAGQTCVAPDYVLAIGTAAAALEPHLAAAVHALAGDDPAANPEYGRIVNTRHFDRLTALLGDGRTVTGGGHDRADRYIAPTVLADVSPDAPVMQSEIFGPVLPVIPVPDLDAAIAFINDRDKPLALYAFTESADTKRRLTEETSSGALVFGLPVSHLAVPELPFGGVGESGMGNYHGRYSIATFSHAKAVLDKPLR, encoded by the coding sequence ATGACCTCAGCGTTGTTCGTCGTCACCGGCGCCGCCCACTGGACCCTCGCCGACGGCACCCTCCACCCCACCGGCTACTGGGCCGAGGAGCTCGCCGAGCCGCACCGGATCCTCCGCGAAGCCGGGTACCGGATCACGCTGGCCACCCCGGGCGGCGTCACCCCCACGGTCGACCGCGCCAGCCTGACCGCCGAGGCCAACGGCGGCGCGGAGCGCGCGGACGCCGTCGCGAGGTACCTCGACTCCATCCGTGCCGAGCTGGAGAGCCCGGCCGAGCTGGCGGACATCAACCCCGACGAGTACGACGTGGTGTTCTACCCGGGCGGACACGGGCCGATGGAGGACCTCGCCACGGACGCGGACTCCGGCCGGATCCTCACCCGCGCCCTGGACACCGGCAAGCCCGTGGGCGTGCTCTGCCATGCACCCGCCGCGCTGCTCGCCGCCCGCCGCGAGGACGGCAGCTGGCCGTTCGCCGGGTACCGGTTGACCTCGTTCACCAACGCCGAGGAGACCGCGGCAGGCCTCGCCGAGCGTGCCGTCTGGCTGATCCAGGACCGCCTGGTCGAGCTCGGCGCGGACTTCGAGGAGGCGGCGCCTTTCACCCCGCACACGGTCGTCGACCGCAACCTGTTCACCGGCCAGAACCCGTCCTCCTCCGCCGAGTTGGCCCGCCTGCTGGTCGCCGCCGGGCCGGTCGACGCCGCTGCGGTGGTGGCCGGGATGCGGGTCGGCTTCGACTCCGGCCGCACCCGGCGGCTGGAGTGGCGGCTCGGCCAGCTGAGCGCCCTGCGCACCCTGCTCACCGAGCAGACCGATGCCCTGCTGGAGGCGCTGCGCAGCGACCTGGGCAAGGGCCCGGCCGAGGCCTACCGTACGGAGGTCGGCTTCACCCTCAACGAACTCGACCACACCGTCCGGCACTTGGAGGAGTGGCTGCAGCCCGAGCCGGCCGCCGTCCCCGACGCCTTCCTCCCCGCCGAGGCCCGCGTCGTCCGGGAGCCGCTGGGCGTCGTCCTGGTGATCGCGCCGTGGAACTACCCGCTCCAGCTGGCCCTCGCCCCGCTGGTCGGTGCGCTGGCGGCCGGGAACGCGGTGGTCGTGAAGCCGAGCGAGCTCGCCCCCGCCACCTCCGCGCTGATCGCCCGTCTGCTGCCCCGCTACCTCGATCCGCAGGCGGTCGCGGTCGTGGAGGGTGCCGTCGAGGAGACCACCGCGCTGCTGGAGCAGCGCTTCGACCACATCTTCTACACCGGCAACGGCGCCGTCGGACGGATCGTCATGGCCGCCGCGGCCAAGCACCTCACACCGGTCACCCTGGAACTCGGCGGCAAGAGTCCGGTCGTGGTCGACGAGGACGCCGATCTCGCCGTCACCGCCGAGCGGCTCGCCCGGGGCAAGTTCCTCAACGCCGGCCAGACCTGCGTCGCCCCCGACTACGTCCTCGCCATCGGCACGGCCGCGGCCGCGCTCGAACCGCACCTGGCCGCCGCCGTGCACGCGCTGGCCGGCGACGACCCGGCCGCCAACCCGGAGTACGGACGGATCGTCAACACCCGGCACTTCGACCGGCTCACCGCGCTGCTGGGCGACGGCCGGACCGTCACCGGAGGCGGACACGACCGCGCCGACCGCTACATCGCACCCACCGTGCTCGCGGACGTCTCCCCCGACGCCCCCGTGATGCAGTCCGAGATCTTCGGCCCCGTCCTGCCGGTCATCCCCGTGCCCGACCTCGATGCGGCCATCGCCTTCATCAACGACCGCGACAAGCCCCTGGCCCTGTACGCGTTCACCGAGTCCGCGGACACCAAGCGACGACTGACCGAGGAGACCTCCTCCGGCGCCCTGGTCTTCGGCCTGCCCGTCTCCCACCTCGCGGTACCCGAGCTGCCGTTCGGCGGCGTCGGCGAGAGCGGCATGGGCAACTACCACGGCAGGTACTCGATCGCGACGTTCAGCCACGCGAAGGCCGTCCTGGACAAGCCGCTGCGCTGA
- a CDS encoding ACT domain-containing protein — protein MAGERDLQQLLGGMRPVLNPGRYVYCTLPAKVPAGLRPVVMVAEAEGPTIVVAQEEADALGLRYEYVAGWITLQIHSALEAVGLTAAVATCLAEHGISCNVVAGFHHDHLFVAADDADRAVAALQELSAANRA, from the coding sequence ATGGCCGGTGAACGAGATCTTCAGCAGCTGCTCGGCGGGATGCGCCCGGTGCTCAACCCCGGGCGGTACGTCTACTGCACCCTCCCCGCCAAGGTGCCCGCCGGGCTGCGGCCGGTGGTCATGGTCGCGGAGGCGGAGGGGCCGACCATCGTGGTGGCCCAGGAGGAGGCCGACGCCCTCGGCCTGCGCTACGAGTACGTGGCCGGCTGGATCACCCTCCAGATCCACTCCGCCCTGGAGGCCGTCGGCCTCACCGCCGCCGTCGCCACCTGCCTCGCCGAACACGGCATCAGCTGCAACGTGGTGGCCGGCTTCCACCACGACCACCTCTTCGTCGCGGCCGATGACGCGGACCGCGCGGTCGCCGCCCTGCAGGAGCTGTCGGCCGCCAACCGGGCCTGA
- the map gene encoding type I methionyl aminopeptidase: MALVPGIQSPTRKVPAHIARPEYVGKPKPTPYDGPEVQSAETIEKMRIAGRIAAQAMEAAAKLIAPGVTTDELDAVAHEYMCDHGAYPSDLGYRGFPKSVCTSINEVICHGIPDSTVLQDGDIVNIDATAYIHGVHGDLNATYLCGNVDEESKLLVERTRESLNRAIKAVKPGRQVNVIGRVIESYAKRFDYGVVRDFTGHGINTSFHSGLVIPHYDSDRATEVIKPGMTFTIEPMLTLGTYDYEIWEDGWTVVTKDRKRTAQFEHTLVVTADGAEVLTLP; this comes from the coding sequence ATGGCTCTCGTACCCGGCATCCAGTCCCCCACCCGCAAGGTTCCCGCGCACATCGCGCGCCCCGAGTACGTCGGCAAGCCCAAGCCGACCCCGTACGACGGGCCCGAGGTGCAGTCCGCCGAGACCATCGAGAAGATGCGGATCGCGGGCCGGATCGCCGCGCAGGCGATGGAGGCCGCCGCCAAGCTGATCGCGCCGGGGGTCACCACCGACGAACTCGACGCCGTCGCCCACGAGTACATGTGCGACCACGGCGCGTACCCCTCGGACCTCGGCTACCGCGGCTTCCCCAAGTCGGTCTGCACCTCGATCAACGAGGTGATCTGCCACGGCATCCCGGACTCGACGGTCCTTCAGGACGGCGACATCGTCAACATCGACGCGACCGCCTACATCCACGGCGTGCACGGCGACCTCAACGCGACGTACCTGTGCGGCAATGTGGACGAGGAGTCCAAGCTGCTCGTCGAGCGCACCCGGGAGTCACTCAACCGCGCGATCAAGGCGGTCAAGCCCGGGCGCCAGGTCAATGTGATCGGCCGCGTCATCGAGTCCTACGCCAAGCGCTTCGACTACGGCGTGGTCCGGGACTTCACCGGGCACGGGATCAACACCTCGTTCCACTCCGGCCTGGTCATCCCGCACTACGACAGCGACCGCGCCACCGAGGTGATCAAGCCCGGGATGACCTTCACCATCGAGCCGATGCTCACCCTGGGCACGTACGACTACGAGATCTGGGAGGACGGCTGGACGGTGGTCACCAAGGACCGCAAGCGCACCGCCCAGTTCGAGCACACCCTGGTCGTCACGGCGGACGGCGCGGAGGTCCTCACGCTGCCGTAG
- a CDS encoding serine hydrolase domain-containing protein, whose translation MPRARNWAATAAAVLEDCLDPLTADGGLPGGVITAGTADGVRHTVAAGIVAPECGPEPPDEHTRYDVASLTKVVATWPLVGRAVDAGLLDLDAPVHTYLPGIPPSAPGAALTVRQILTHTTGLRADTHFERYLDRGTPLAELICEEPLISAPGTEHRYIDRGFILLGLLLTALHGRELDRSAGELWRELGMTETLYGPVARGPDVAPTEPRLTGAPRLWGTVHDPSAAMMGGIAGHAGVFTTTSDLASFAERTLGSPWLAESMRPTAFIEPGLHRGLAWIIAEDGAVAYHHGFTGTSLHLAPRTGRYLAICTNAVYHGWDKARLAPLRDLALRTIADGT comes from the coding sequence GTGCCCCGGGCCCGAAACTGGGCGGCCACCGCGGCCGCCGTACTCGAGGACTGCCTCGACCCGCTCACGGCGGACGGCGGCCTGCCCGGCGGTGTGATCACGGCCGGGACGGCGGACGGCGTCCGCCACACCGTGGCCGCCGGGATCGTCGCCCCCGAGTGCGGCCCGGAGCCGCCGGACGAGCACACCCGCTACGACGTCGCCTCACTGACCAAGGTGGTGGCCACCTGGCCACTGGTCGGCCGGGCGGTGGACGCCGGGCTGCTCGACCTCGACGCGCCCGTGCACACCTACCTGCCCGGTATCCCACCCTCCGCACCCGGGGCGGCGCTGACGGTACGCCAGATCCTCACCCACACCACCGGGCTGCGCGCGGACACCCACTTCGAACGCTACCTGGACCGCGGGACCCCTCTGGCCGAACTCATCTGCGAGGAACCGCTGATCAGTGCACCCGGCACGGAACACCGGTACATCGACCGGGGGTTCATCCTGCTCGGCCTGCTGCTGACCGCCCTCCACGGCCGCGAACTCGACCGGTCGGCAGGGGAGTTGTGGCGCGAGCTGGGCATGACGGAAACGCTGTACGGGCCGGTCGCCCGGGGGCCGGACGTCGCGCCCACCGAGCCGCGCCTGACCGGGGCGCCCCGCCTCTGGGGCACCGTCCACGACCCCAGCGCCGCCATGATGGGCGGCATCGCCGGCCATGCCGGGGTCTTCACCACCACCTCGGACCTCGCGAGCTTCGCCGAGCGCACCCTCGGCTCGCCCTGGCTCGCGGAGAGCATGCGGCCGACCGCGTTCATCGAGCCCGGCCTGCACCGCGGGCTGGCCTGGATCATCGCCGAGGACGGCGCCGTCGCGTACCACCACGGCTTCACCGGCACCAGCCTGCACCTCGCGCCGCGCACCGGCCGCTACCTCGCCATCTGCACCAACGCGGTCTACCACGGCTGGGACAAGGCCCGGCTGGCACCGCTGCGCGACCTCGCACTCAGGACCATCGCGGACGGGACGTGA
- a CDS encoding NADP-dependent oxidoreductase, translating to MKAITYRSYGGPDVLEYGEVPEPKLGADQVLVRVRASSVNPVDWKIQAGYLDSAMDAVFPVIPGWDVAGVVERVGIGITEFEPGYEVIGYVREDMVSRGTFAEYVAAPVRTLARKPRNLTFEQAAGLPLAGLTAYQALTRALDVQPGETVLVHAAAGGVGSLAVQIAVALGARVIGTAGEQNHDFLRSLGAEPVRYGEGLAARVRALAPEGVDAVLDLIGGEALQASPALLGPGGRLASAAEPTVLGLGGRFVFVRPDAADLAALTDLAEIGRLKVEVAATFPLRRAADAQRLNAEGHTRGKVVVTVP from the coding sequence ATGAAGGCCATCACCTACCGCAGCTACGGCGGCCCCGACGTCCTGGAGTACGGGGAGGTCCCGGAGCCCAAGCTGGGAGCCGACCAGGTGCTGGTCAGGGTACGGGCCAGCTCGGTCAACCCGGTCGACTGGAAGATCCAGGCCGGGTACCTGGACAGTGCGATGGACGCCGTCTTCCCCGTCATCCCCGGCTGGGACGTGGCGGGCGTCGTCGAACGGGTGGGCATCGGCATCACCGAGTTCGAGCCCGGCTACGAGGTCATCGGCTACGTCCGCGAGGACATGGTGAGCCGCGGGACCTTCGCCGAGTACGTCGCGGCGCCCGTCCGCACCCTCGCCCGCAAGCCGCGCAACCTCACCTTCGAGCAGGCCGCCGGTCTCCCGCTGGCCGGGCTCACCGCCTACCAGGCCCTCACCCGCGCCCTCGACGTGCAGCCGGGCGAGACCGTCCTGGTCCACGCGGCCGCCGGCGGCGTCGGGTCACTCGCCGTCCAGATAGCCGTCGCGCTCGGCGCCCGGGTGATCGGTACGGCCGGCGAGCAGAACCACGACTTCCTGCGCTCGCTGGGCGCCGAGCCCGTCCGCTACGGCGAGGGGCTGGCGGCCCGGGTCCGAGCGCTCGCACCGGAGGGCGTGGACGCCGTCCTCGACCTGATCGGCGGCGAGGCCCTTCAGGCCTCCCCCGCACTGCTCGGCCCGGGCGGACGCCTCGCCTCCGCCGCGGAGCCCACCGTGCTCGGGCTCGGCGGCCGCTTCGTGTTCGTCCGCCCCGACGCCGCCGACCTCGCCGCGCTCACCGACCTCGCCGAGATCGGCCGCCTGAAGGTCGAGGTCGCCGCGACCTTCCCGCTGCGCCGGGCCGCCGACGCGCAGCGGCTCAACGCCGAGGGCCACACCCGCGGCAAGGTCGTCGTCACCGTCCCCTGA